Proteins from a genomic interval of Eschrichtius robustus isolate mEscRob2 chromosome 9, mEscRob2.pri, whole genome shotgun sequence:
- the LOC137769380 gene encoding large ribosomal subunit protein eL21-like has protein sequence MTNTKGKRRGTCYMFSRPFRKHGVVPLATYMRIYKKGDTVDSEGMGTVRKGMPHKCYHGKTERVYSVTQHAIGILVNKQVKGKILAKRINVRIDHIKHSKSRDSFLKWVKENDPKKKEAKEKGTWVQLKRQPAPPREAHFMRTDGKEPELLEPIPYEFMA, from the coding sequence ATGACCAacacaaagggaaagaggaggggcaCCTGCTACATGTTCTCTAGGCCTTTTAGAAAACATGGAGTTGTTCCTTTGGCCACATACATGCGAATCTACAAGAAAGGTGATACTGTAGATAGTGAGGGAATGGGCACTGTTCGAAAAGGAATGCCCCACAAATGTTACCATGGCAAAACTGAGAGAGTCTACAGTGTTACCCAGCATGCTATTGGCATCCTTGTAAACAAACAAGTTAAGGGCAAGATTCTTGCCAAGAGAATTAATGTGCGTATCGATCATATTAAGCACTCTAAGAGCCGAGATAGCTTCCTGAAATGGGTGAAGGAAAATGATCCAAAAAAGAAGGaagccaaagagaaaggtacTTGGGTTCAACTGAAGCGCCAGCCTGCTCCACCCAGAGAAGCACACTTCATGAGAACCGATGGAAAGGAGCCTGAACTGTTGGAGCCCATTCCCTATGAATTTATGGCATGA